The Corynebacterium poyangense genome includes a window with the following:
- the thiO gene encoding glycine oxidase ThiO, translating into MSSAVVVGAGIIGLATAWQLKRRGWDITVCDPAPVSGATRAAAGMLAPVAEVVWDQPTLYPLMVASGEMFPRFVSEIAADLGQHKEEIGYLANSTFVLAGDSADRTALFELTSLQHRLDMDVQPITIRHARQLEPALGPGCVGAVDIPGDHQVDPRNLCQALLDVIADDLIETTIEKVIFDAQRAVGVHAEDGRDFLADKVIVATGLAAADIGGLPKALNLPLRPVHGEVIRLRVPEHIRPLVRRTIRAVVHGRPVYVVPRADGTVVVGATSREDSLAGVSAEGVYQLLRDAAHIVPSILECEIYEIISKARPGTPDDVPLIGEVAENLILSTGYFRHGILLSALGSHIGALIAVGEEDKISAEFRKSIDPWRFSLVPYESL; encoded by the coding sequence ATGTCATCAGCCGTTGTTGTGGGGGCCGGGATCATTGGTTTAGCTACCGCCTGGCAATTAAAACGCCGTGGGTGGGATATCACTGTGTGCGACCCCGCCCCTGTATCTGGGGCCACGCGCGCAGCCGCCGGTATGTTGGCTCCAGTTGCTGAGGTGGTGTGGGATCAACCCACGTTGTATCCGCTCATGGTGGCCTCAGGGGAGATGTTTCCCCGCTTTGTCTCAGAGATTGCTGCGGATTTAGGGCAGCACAAAGAAGAAATAGGGTATTTAGCAAACTCTACTTTTGTGCTTGCCGGCGATTCCGCTGATCGAACGGCACTATTTGAGTTGACCTCCTTGCAACATCGCCTCGACATGGATGTCCAACCCATCACTATTCGACACGCTCGACAATTAGAACCAGCACTGGGCCCAGGATGTGTGGGTGCAGTAGATATCCCCGGTGACCACCAAGTAGATCCGCGTAACTTATGTCAGGCGTTGCTCGACGTGATAGCAGATGACCTCATCGAAACCACGATAGAGAAAGTAATATTCGACGCCCAGCGGGCGGTTGGGGTGCACGCTGAAGATGGCCGAGATTTCTTGGCAGATAAGGTGATCGTGGCGACAGGCCTGGCAGCTGCTGACATTGGGGGCTTACCAAAAGCGCTGAATCTTCCGCTTCGTCCAGTTCACGGTGAGGTCATTCGCTTGCGGGTTCCTGAACATATCCGGCCGTTAGTGCGTCGAACTATTAGGGCAGTAGTTCATGGCCGGCCGGTGTATGTGGTACCGCGTGCCGATGGCACTGTCGTTGTGGGGGCGACTTCTCGTGAAGATTCTTTGGCTGGGGTGTCTGCAGAAGGGGTCTATCAACTGCTCAGAGATGCCGCGCACATTGTGCCAAGCATTCTGGAATGTGAAATTTACGAAATCATCTCAAAGGCGCGCCCAGGAACACCCGATGATGTTCCGTTAATAGGGGAAGTGGCGGAAAATCTTATTCTATCTACCGGCTATTTTCGGCACGGAATTCTCTTATCTGCATTAGGTTCGCATATTGGTGCGCTTATTGCCGTTGGGGAAGAAGATAAGATCTCGGCGGAATTTAGGAAAAGTATTGATCCTTGGCGTTTTAGTTTAGTGCCATATGAAAGTTTATAG
- a CDS encoding thiamine phosphate synthase, with protein sequence MRSRTREERLALLHAAQLYVCTDARTDRGDLADFLDAAYRGGVDIIQLRDKKISARDELDALKILADIAHHHGKLFAVNDRADIAALIGADIIHVGQEDLTPAQVRSLLGQDVLIGRSNRKTDMFRDSLADPDIDYAVMGPVWKTPTKPGRKPVGLAGISAAAQLSDNTRLQQKTHPKPCGLLAE encoded by the coding sequence ATGAGAAGCCGCACCCGTGAAGAACGCTTAGCTCTGTTACATGCCGCCCAACTGTATGTCTGCACCGACGCCCGCACTGACCGAGGTGACCTAGCTGATTTTCTCGACGCCGCCTATCGAGGTGGAGTAGATATTATCCAGTTGCGGGATAAAAAGATCAGTGCTCGTGATGAACTCGATGCTCTCAAAATCCTTGCCGACATAGCCCATCACCATGGAAAACTCTTCGCTGTCAATGATCGCGCCGATATTGCAGCATTAATCGGGGCGGACATCATTCATGTGGGTCAAGAAGATTTAACACCGGCCCAGGTCCGATCACTCTTGGGACAGGATGTGCTAATTGGCCGCTCCAACCGAAAAACCGACATGTTCCGCGATTCCTTAGCAGACCCCGATATCGATTACGCCGTCATGGGCCCGGTATGGAAAACTCCGACGAAACCTGGACGCAAACCCGTTGGTTTAGCTGGTATTTCCGCAGCCGCGCAACTCAGCGACAACACTAGACTTCAGCAGAAGACTCACCCAAAACCGTGTGGGCTATTGGCGGAATAG
- a CDS encoding thiazole synthase — MQNASKCLVPPLTIGDLTMTSRLILGTGGASSLDTLERALIASETELTTVALRRFSPSTQESVFGILRRNNIAPLPNTAGCYTARDAVLTAKLAREALETNLIKLEVIADEETLLPNAVELVDAAEQLINDGFEVMAYTNDDPALAKHLEHLGCAAVMPAGAPIGTGLGVLNPHNIELIAERASVPIILDAGIGTASEAAFAMELGCDAVLLASAVTRAQDPVAMAKAMKYAVIAGFQAKNAGRIPQRHLAQPSSSFSGMISPVKPQSREEYL; from the coding sequence ATTCAGAATGCCTCAAAATGTCTTGTTCCTCCGCTAACTATTGGGGATCTGACCATGACGTCACGATTGATCCTCGGGACCGGGGGAGCCAGTAGCCTCGATACCTTGGAACGAGCCCTCATTGCCTCTGAAACTGAGCTGACAACCGTGGCTTTGCGTCGATTCTCTCCATCCACACAAGAATCGGTTTTTGGAATTCTTCGGCGCAATAATATCGCTCCATTGCCTAATACCGCTGGCTGTTACACTGCCCGAGATGCGGTATTAACAGCGAAATTAGCACGAGAAGCCTTAGAGACTAATCTCATTAAATTAGAAGTGATTGCTGACGAGGAAACATTATTACCTAATGCGGTGGAATTGGTTGATGCTGCGGAGCAACTTATTAATGATGGGTTCGAAGTTATGGCTTATACCAATGATGATCCGGCGTTAGCGAAACACCTTGAACATCTGGGATGCGCCGCAGTGATGCCGGCTGGTGCTCCCATTGGGACAGGGTTGGGAGTCCTTAACCCGCACAATATTGAGCTTATTGCGGAGCGCGCCTCAGTTCCGATCATTTTGGATGCGGGGATCGGGACGGCTTCGGAAGCAGCCTTCGCTATGGAATTGGGGTGTGACGCAGTCCTTCTGGCGAGTGCGGTGACTCGAGCTCAAGACCCGGTAGCGATGGCTAAGGCCATGAAATATGCGGTCATTGCTGGTTTTCAGGCAAAGAACGCGGGCAGAATCCCTCAACGGCACCTAGCCCAACCCAGTTCGAGTTTCTCTGGGATGATCAGTCCGGTGAAACCCCAAAGTCGTGAGGAATATTTGTGA
- the uidA gene encoding beta-glucuronidase, with amino-acid sequence MRESRTRDCRILNGMWRFYPDLDHTAEAEEIWRDALPGSQQCAVPASVNDLFTDPRIRHHVGLYFYERMVLVPGTWDQSVILRCGSATHEARVWVNGQEVGDHRGGYLPVEVDITDHVTPGEVFRLTIAVDNRLYQDSIPPGEVVQQDDGTWRQDYRHDFFNYAGLHRSVALWSRPRTYLHDVTITTSYSGSTGVVSWSADFSEAPASIQIKVLDHRDVSVIAESEGSSGQVEIPHVRLWTPGIGGLYDLEISAYDEAGQLLDCHREPFGVREVAVEGMQFLINGEPFYFTGFGMHEDHETLGKGHSDAHMLQDFELLSWIGANSLRTSHYPYSDEFMDYCDEHGIVVIDETAAVGLNWAIAGGIVGDEVGATFTPGHVDDKTQATHKDHIAELIQRDKNRPSVVMWSIANEPDTAVPEAREYFAPLVEWTRSLDATRPVGFTNVMFAPAGVDTVSDLFDVLMLNRYYGWYAHIADLKKAQEVLREELEKWQDMLHKPIIMTEYGADTVAGLHSVHNVPFSEEFQVAYLKAYEEVFDAVPAVIGEQMWNFADFQTKFGIARIDGNRKGAFTRDRRPKAAATHLRQRWTTR; translated from the coding sequence ATGCGTGAATCACGAACCAGAGATTGTCGGATACTTAACGGGATGTGGAGGTTTTATCCGGATCTTGACCACACCGCTGAAGCCGAGGAGATTTGGCGAGATGCCTTACCTGGATCCCAGCAGTGTGCCGTTCCGGCTTCGGTCAATGACCTCTTTACTGATCCTAGGATCCGTCATCACGTTGGACTGTATTTCTACGAACGGATGGTTTTAGTCCCCGGAACGTGGGATCAATCAGTCATTCTTCGCTGTGGTTCTGCTACTCATGAAGCCCGGGTGTGGGTTAATGGTCAGGAAGTAGGCGACCATCGGGGAGGATATCTTCCCGTCGAGGTTGATATCACTGATCATGTCACGCCGGGAGAGGTCTTCCGCCTCACGATCGCCGTCGATAACCGCCTCTACCAGGATTCCATTCCCCCGGGAGAGGTAGTTCAGCAAGACGACGGTACCTGGCGCCAGGACTATCGTCATGATTTCTTCAACTACGCCGGACTGCACCGCAGTGTCGCGTTGTGGTCTCGTCCCAGGACCTATCTCCACGATGTCACTATTACCACCTCGTATTCTGGTTCTACTGGCGTCGTGAGCTGGAGCGCCGACTTCTCTGAGGCGCCAGCGTCAATCCAGATTAAAGTGCTTGATCACCGCGATGTTTCAGTGATCGCGGAATCCGAGGGATCTTCCGGGCAGGTGGAGATTCCCCACGTCAGACTATGGACTCCGGGGATCGGAGGACTCTATGACCTCGAAATCTCAGCCTATGATGAAGCCGGGCAACTTCTTGATTGCCATCGAGAACCCTTTGGAGTGCGGGAAGTAGCCGTAGAGGGAATGCAGTTCCTTATTAATGGCGAGCCCTTCTATTTCACCGGTTTTGGTATGCACGAAGACCATGAGACTCTGGGGAAAGGGCATTCCGACGCCCACATGCTTCAGGACTTCGAGCTCTTGTCGTGGATAGGCGCAAACTCGCTGCGCACCTCGCATTACCCCTACTCAGATGAGTTCATGGATTACTGCGATGAACACGGCATTGTCGTGATCGATGAAACAGCAGCCGTGGGGCTGAATTGGGCCATTGCTGGCGGAATCGTCGGTGACGAGGTAGGAGCCACTTTCACCCCGGGCCACGTGGATGACAAAACCCAAGCCACTCATAAGGACCACATCGCGGAACTCATTCAGCGAGATAAGAACCGGCCGTCGGTGGTGATGTGGTCTATCGCCAATGAACCCGATACCGCCGTTCCAGAGGCTCGAGAGTACTTTGCTCCCCTGGTTGAATGGACCCGTTCTCTAGATGCCACGCGCCCAGTCGGTTTTACCAATGTCATGTTTGCTCCGGCCGGGGTTGATACGGTTTCTGATCTGTTTGATGTCTTGATGCTAAACCGCTATTACGGCTGGTATGCCCACATAGCTGATCTCAAGAAAGCACAGGAGGTTCTGCGCGAAGAACTCGAAAAGTGGCAAGACATGCTCCATAAACCCATCATTATGACCGAATACGGCGCTGATACTGTGGCCGGCTTGCATTCGGTGCACAATGTCCCTTTTTCCGAGGAATTCCAGGTCGCCTACCTCAAAGCCTATGAAGAAGTCTTTGATGCCGTGCCTGCCGTCATCGGGGAACAGATGTGGAATTTCGCTGACTTTCAAACCAAGTTCGGTATCGCCCGTATTGATGGCAACCGTAAGGGTGCTTTCACCCGAGACCGACGCCCTAAAGCTGCGGCCACCCATTTACGCCAGCGGTGGACAACTCGGTAG
- a CDS encoding amino acid permease gives MKDNHSGLHGTSQQGSHLDRTLQNRHIQLIAIGGAIGTGLFMGSGKTISLAGPSILFVYLSIGLVLYLFMRLMGELLLSNSRYATFADIAHDLLGPVAGFLTGWTYWFCWVVTAVADLIAIVGYTHFWWPQLPAWIPIILVIGCLYSLNALTVKAFGEIEFWFALIKICAILALIVVGLWMVVSHVPNESGDPAALSNLWSHGGLFPLGFYGFLAGFPIAIFAFMGIELVGTTVAETKNPETMLPKAINSIPMRIMLFYIGALAVIMMVTPWNEVDPGKSPFVTMFALTGLAAAASIVNIVVLSSAASSANSGIYSTSRMLWGLAHRGDAPQAFKVLSRRRVPQNALFLTCVLLLSSIVLISAGESVIQAFTMITAMASTLVMAVWAIITMSYLKFRKTHDDLHRKSVFPAPFGILAAWVVLAFFAAMVCVLAFESDTRIGLIASAVWIIGMGTAAKIRQGRQRTSEAETTLG, from the coding sequence GTGAAGGATAACCATTCGGGACTCCACGGTACGTCACAGCAGGGTTCCCATCTGGATCGTACCCTCCAGAACCGTCATATTCAGCTCATTGCCATAGGCGGAGCTATCGGTACCGGTCTTTTTATGGGATCCGGAAAAACCATCTCTTTAGCTGGCCCGTCAATACTTTTCGTCTACCTTTCCATAGGTCTTGTCCTCTATCTCTTTATGCGGCTGATGGGTGAGCTATTGCTTTCCAACTCCCGCTACGCTACTTTCGCGGATATCGCTCATGATCTCCTCGGGCCCGTCGCGGGTTTTCTTACCGGGTGGACCTACTGGTTTTGCTGGGTTGTAACAGCAGTCGCAGACCTGATCGCTATCGTGGGTTACACCCATTTCTGGTGGCCTCAGCTTCCTGCATGGATTCCCATCATCCTGGTCATCGGGTGCTTATATAGCTTAAATGCCCTCACCGTCAAAGCATTTGGGGAAATAGAATTCTGGTTTGCTCTCATTAAGATTTGCGCTATCTTAGCGCTTATTGTGGTGGGACTGTGGATGGTAGTAAGTCATGTTCCCAATGAATCTGGCGATCCTGCAGCCTTGAGTAACTTATGGTCTCATGGTGGATTATTCCCCTTGGGCTTCTATGGATTTTTAGCTGGATTTCCCATTGCGATTTTTGCTTTTATGGGAATCGAGTTGGTTGGCACCACTGTGGCAGAAACGAAAAATCCAGAGACTATGTTGCCAAAAGCTATTAATTCCATTCCGATGAGAATTATGCTTTTTTATATTGGCGCATTAGCTGTGATTATGATGGTGACCCCGTGGAATGAAGTTGATCCGGGCAAATCTCCTTTTGTGACGATGTTCGCATTAACGGGGTTAGCAGCGGCAGCGAGTATCGTCAACATTGTGGTGCTGAGCTCAGCTGCCTCTTCAGCGAACTCCGGGATTTATTCGACATCTCGAATGTTGTGGGGTTTGGCGCACCGCGGTGATGCACCTCAAGCATTTAAGGTGTTGTCTCGACGTCGAGTACCTCAGAATGCGTTATTCCTGACGTGCGTTTTATTGCTGAGCTCCATTGTCCTTATTTCCGCTGGGGAATCTGTCATTCAAGCTTTTACGATGATCACGGCAATGGCCTCAACGTTGGTGATGGCAGTTTGGGCCATTATTACTATGTCCTATCTCAAGTTCCGAAAAACCCACGATGATTTACACCGCAAGAGCGTCTTTCCGGCGCCTTTTGGGATACTAGCTGCGTGGGTCGTATTAGCTTTCTTTGCGGCAATGGTATGTGTGCTTGCTTTTGAATCAGATACCAGAATTGGCTTAATTGCCTCCGCGGTATGGATTATCGGGATGGGGACTGCTGCGAAGATCCGTCAGGGGCGTCAGCGCACCAGCGAAGCAGAGACTACCTTAGGTTAG
- the uxaC gene encoding glucuronate isomerase, with product MSTPRVAHPDRLLPADPGVREIARRLLAEVENLPIISPHGHLDPAMFCHNEAFPDPTALLISPDHYVTRVLRSAGIDLGELGVGRTSCDPRAAWRIFCQHWPLFSGTASGYWLEQEFYHVFGIDPDRISEDTADDIYDELSHVIAQDDFRPRALATRFGLEVLATTDDPLDDLSYHRALAEDSQFHPRVLPTFRPDAYTKMYLPDFRDNVTRLIDSAGEGKTGYQGYLEALKNRRWFFKENGAVSADHGTHDANSTPLDDATAARIFEKGLKGEATRDEAAAFEANMTYRFAEMSQDDGLVMTLHPGVYRNHSTTAFHRFGPDTGHDIPFRMEYTNGLQPLLSQFGENPAFHLVLFTIDETVYSRELAPLAGYYPACYVGAPWWFIDEIDAMNRFRSAITGTTGFSRSSGFIDDTRAYCSIPARHNTSRRVEANYLSRLVAEHRLSEERAADIIVDLVDASPRRVFKL from the coding sequence ATGTCTACTCCACGAGTTGCCCACCCAGACCGACTATTACCAGCGGACCCTGGGGTCCGCGAGATCGCGCGTCGCCTTCTTGCGGAAGTTGAAAACCTTCCTATTATTTCCCCGCACGGGCATTTAGATCCCGCTATGTTCTGCCATAATGAGGCTTTTCCGGATCCCACTGCCCTGTTGATCAGCCCGGATCATTACGTCACCCGGGTTCTGCGCTCAGCAGGAATTGATCTTGGTGAGTTAGGGGTCGGACGGACGTCATGTGACCCCCGCGCCGCCTGGAGAATCTTTTGCCAGCATTGGCCCCTCTTTAGCGGAACAGCCTCAGGATACTGGCTTGAACAAGAGTTTTATCATGTCTTCGGGATAGATCCGGACCGGATTTCAGAAGACACCGCGGATGATATTTATGATGAACTATCCCACGTCATCGCTCAGGATGACTTTCGTCCCCGGGCACTGGCCACCCGTTTTGGGTTAGAGGTGCTCGCCACTACCGATGATCCTCTTGATGATCTCTCCTACCACCGGGCTTTAGCCGAGGATTCACAATTCCATCCCCGGGTGTTGCCCACGTTCCGGCCCGATGCCTACACCAAAATGTATCTTCCGGATTTCCGGGATAATGTGACACGGCTCATTGACAGTGCTGGAGAGGGTAAAACCGGATACCAGGGCTATCTGGAAGCGCTCAAAAACCGGCGGTGGTTCTTCAAGGAAAACGGCGCGGTCAGCGCTGATCATGGTACGCATGATGCTAATTCAACCCCCTTAGATGATGCCACTGCGGCTCGGATCTTTGAGAAGGGCCTCAAGGGGGAAGCTACCCGGGACGAAGCGGCTGCCTTTGAGGCCAATATGACGTATCGCTTCGCGGAAATGTCCCAAGATGATGGATTGGTCATGACTTTGCACCCTGGGGTGTACCGCAACCACTCCACTACAGCTTTCCATCGTTTTGGACCTGACACGGGGCATGATATTCCGTTCCGGATGGAATACACCAACGGCTTACAGCCACTACTGTCTCAGTTTGGCGAAAACCCAGCCTTCCACCTGGTGCTATTTACCATTGATGAAACGGTGTACTCCCGCGAACTTGCCCCCTTAGCCGGATACTATCCAGCCTGTTACGTGGGGGCGCCCTGGTGGTTTATTGACGAAATCGACGCTATGAACCGCTTCCGCAGCGCAATTACCGGCACCACCGGGTTCTCCCGTAGCTCCGGATTCATTGATGATACTCGCGCCTACTGCTCTATCCCGGCGCGCCATAATACCTCACGCCGAGTAGAAGCCAATTACCTTTCCCGCCTGGTGGCAGAACATCGTCTCTCCGAAGAGCGTGCCGCCGACATCATTGTGGATTTGGTCGATGCCTCACCACGAAGGGTTTTTAAGCTATGA
- a CDS encoding beta/alpha barrel domain-containing protein, which produces MWAIGGIDQDNVHDVLSAGARRIVVVRAITQAADPQSAAQALKNTIRTWLT; this is translated from the coding sequence GTGTGGGCTATTGGCGGAATAGATCAAGATAACGTCCACGACGTCCTCAGCGCAGGCGCTCGCCGAATAGTGGTGGTTCGCGCCATCACTCAAGCTGCAGATCCCCAATCTGCAGCTCAAGCGCTTAAGAACACGATCCGAACGTGGCTAACCTAA
- a CDS encoding LacI family DNA-binding transcriptional regulator, with protein MTSIYDVARIAGVSAATVSRALNRPDLVSSATAEKVMEAITKVGYRTHATAPPDSSSTPRTGVIGIVIADLLNPFFLEIVRGAEHAARSQNRQLLVANAAESERRFLEAIDAMLPLVDGVLLASPRLSTGQIHKIARTRHTVVLNRPVAGVASVMADNYAAAVAAAEYLAATGTRSITYLAGPEDAFADGLRWRGLLDAAGEPSTDKPLTLIHPPTPIGKLKVHKMRATEPTIRGGHQLVRRWYDCPTDAVLCFNELISVGFMHGAQQLGLRVPEDVKVVGFDNTEFAQIVTPSLTTAAAPLRLIGSVGAALVMSHIEGLRKPQLQPRILPTKLIRRQSA; from the coding sequence GTGACCAGCATCTACGACGTCGCCCGAATAGCCGGGGTTTCTGCGGCAACCGTCTCCCGCGCACTTAACCGTCCCGATCTGGTCAGTTCCGCAACTGCTGAAAAGGTGATGGAAGCAATCACTAAAGTAGGATATCGGACACATGCCACCGCGCCGCCCGATTCCTCCTCCACCCCCCGAACCGGGGTAATTGGAATAGTCATCGCTGACCTCCTCAATCCTTTTTTCCTAGAAATTGTTCGGGGCGCAGAACATGCGGCTCGCTCCCAAAATCGACAACTTCTCGTAGCCAATGCCGCCGAATCAGAACGACGATTTTTAGAAGCAATAGACGCGATGCTGCCCCTCGTCGACGGTGTTCTGCTCGCCTCCCCAAGGCTGAGCACCGGACAAATCCATAAAATTGCTCGAACTCGGCACACCGTTGTCCTTAACCGCCCAGTCGCCGGCGTGGCAAGTGTCATGGCAGATAACTATGCTGCAGCTGTTGCCGCCGCAGAATACCTTGCTGCTACCGGAACCAGGAGTATCACCTACTTGGCTGGGCCGGAGGATGCCTTTGCCGACGGGCTACGGTGGAGAGGCTTATTAGATGCTGCAGGAGAACCAAGCACAGATAAGCCGTTGACGTTGATTCACCCTCCCACTCCAATAGGGAAACTAAAAGTGCACAAAATGAGGGCAACTGAACCCACCATCCGCGGAGGACACCAGCTTGTCCGACGCTGGTATGACTGCCCTACCGATGCCGTGCTGTGTTTCAACGAGCTGATTTCAGTAGGATTTATGCACGGGGCACAGCAATTAGGACTTCGAGTTCCCGAAGACGTCAAGGTAGTGGGATTTGATAATACCGAGTTTGCCCAAATAGTAACTCCTTCATTGACCACCGCTGCTGCTCCTCTACGGCTAATTGGGTCCGTCGGAGCTGCTCTGGTGATGTCTCATATTGAAGGGCTGCGTAAACCTCAACTCCAACCCCGCATTTTGCCGACGAAGTTGATTCGACGCCAGTCGGCCTAA
- a CDS encoding mannitol dehydrogenase family protein, translating to MTSLVRSSDTPTPPIRLVHLGLGAFHRAHQVWYTQHAENNPQQPEWGYASFTGRSPRMSEVLSPQGGLYTLVTRSEDGDSCELISSLVEANPAHNISRLVELVASADVAVLTLTITEAGYHLDEQGHLDLHHPQVNEDLADLRRRDFSALRTAAARIVVALHARRQQSDVGLAVMSCDNISANGAATKATVLGMAQEWDPELAQWISGNVTFPSTSIDRITPATEDSLATVVEQNCGYRDAAPVVTEPFANWIIRGEFPVGRPNWERAGVEFVADIEAFERRKLWLLNGSHSLMAYAGRSAGAETVAQAIAIPEVRSRVEEFWQAASTFLDQPELAVPDYREALIQRFNNPRIEHYLSQIGIDGATKLRMRSVPVIRRCLEAGRNDLIPGAAAPIQAWVTWLLQGGDFQDTRASDIDVALHQAHPVQALVAVLDQDLSHNPDVLAAVSSLSEEK from the coding sequence ATGACTTCTCTAGTTCGTTCCTCAGATACCCCAACCCCTCCCATTCGCTTGGTTCACCTGGGTCTAGGTGCTTTTCATCGAGCCCACCAGGTGTGGTACACCCAGCACGCCGAAAACAACCCACAGCAGCCGGAATGGGGATACGCTTCCTTCACTGGCAGAAGCCCAAGAATGTCGGAGGTCCTGTCCCCCCAAGGCGGCTTATATACCTTAGTCACCCGATCTGAGGATGGGGACTCGTGCGAACTGATCTCTTCCCTCGTGGAGGCTAACCCAGCACACAATATTTCCCGGCTAGTTGAGCTCGTAGCATCAGCCGATGTTGCAGTCCTTACTCTCACGATCACCGAGGCTGGATATCACCTGGATGAACAAGGTCACCTTGATCTTCACCATCCACAAGTCAACGAGGACTTAGCCGATTTGCGTCGCAGAGATTTCTCCGCTCTACGCACAGCCGCTGCCCGGATTGTTGTCGCATTACACGCTCGACGCCAACAGTCAGACGTCGGTCTTGCTGTCATGAGTTGTGACAATATCTCCGCTAATGGTGCCGCGACCAAAGCCACCGTGCTCGGAATGGCCCAAGAATGGGATCCGGAACTTGCCCAGTGGATTTCCGGCAATGTGACTTTTCCTTCCACCTCAATTGATCGGATAACCCCAGCTACTGAGGATTCTTTGGCGACCGTGGTGGAACAAAACTGTGGCTATCGGGATGCTGCTCCTGTTGTTACTGAGCCCTTTGCCAATTGGATTATCCGCGGAGAATTCCCGGTTGGACGCCCGAACTGGGAGCGTGCCGGAGTGGAATTCGTTGCTGACATCGAGGCTTTTGAACGCCGCAAATTATGGCTGCTTAATGGTTCCCACTCGCTCATGGCCTATGCCGGCCGCAGCGCAGGTGCAGAAACAGTAGCTCAAGCTATTGCCATCCCAGAAGTACGCAGCCGCGTTGAGGAATTTTGGCAGGCAGCCAGTACTTTCTTGGATCAACCTGAGCTGGCTGTTCCGGACTACCGGGAGGCCCTCATCCAGAGATTCAATAATCCCCGCATTGAGCATTACTTGTCGCAAATCGGTATTGATGGTGCGACGAAGCTCCGGATGCGTTCTGTCCCTGTCATCCGGCGATGCCTTGAGGCCGGTCGCAATGACTTAATTCCCGGTGCTGCGGCACCCATCCAAGCCTGGGTGACGTGGCTCCTTCAAGGTGGCGACTTCCAAGACACCCGCGCCTCGGACATTGACGTGGCGCTCCATCAGGCACATCCAGTTCAGGCTTTAGTTGCGGTTCTGGATCAGGATCTAAGCCACAACCCAGATGTCTTAGCTGCGGTTTCCTCTTTGAGTGAGGAGAAATAA
- the thiS gene encoding sulfur carrier protein ThiS: MTDNLINGEKFEPVAGETIKDLIEKRLGVSLTEQGYRVEGEPLAIAVAKNSQVVPRSSWCHTLAEGTIDIVGAVQGG; encoded by the coding sequence ATGACTGACAATCTTATTAATGGTGAAAAATTTGAACCTGTGGCTGGAGAAACAATTAAAGATCTTATTGAGAAGAGATTAGGGGTTAGCTTAACTGAGCAGGGTTACCGTGTTGAGGGTGAACCCCTCGCTATTGCGGTAGCTAAGAATTCGCAGGTCGTGCCGCGTAGTTCCTGGTGTCATACCTTGGCTGAAGGCACTATTGATATTGTGGGCGCGGTCCAAGGGGGATAG